In the genome of Anabaena cylindrica PCC 7122, the window AGGTAGGTTCGACAGCGGATTAACTGATTTACTCGCCCTAGATAATCAAGGACACTTCCTGAGTTTAGAAAGGTCTTTTACCGGCTTGGGACTAGCTATTTCTCTGTTTCAGGTTTCCTTAGAAAATGCTGACAACATTCACAAAATTGATAGTTTGTCAACCGTTGACATCACAAAAATAAAACCAGTAAAGAAAAAACTACTCCTAGATTTACAAACCCTAGATGTAGCGTTAGACAACATTGAAGGTTTAACCCTTGGTGCTAAGTTACCTGACGGCCAAACCTCATTAATTCTCGTTAGCGATAATAACTTCAATAAACTGCAACGCACCCAAATCCTAGCCTTTAAACTCAAACTCGAATCACCACTCGACAGGTTATTACACCTGCTGCGAATTCCCAGAAATCGATAGCTTGCTAATAAGTATAATTACTGAGAAAATTTGATAGCCATTTCAATACAATTTAAGTACTATTTAAGTAACACAATTATTGCTAAAATATGTTACATAAGATTAGGTAACTGACAAAATTGAAGAAAAGTGAAGTTACAGCATTTTTCAAGTAAATGGAGTACACGGCTAAGAAGTAAACTTCGCTCGCTGCCTAGATAATTTGTAACTCACTCGGTTACAATCTGCTGTATGTTAATTTTACTAAATTCAATAAATACCCTCTCACAGGATTAAGGCTATTATTGAGATTTATATAGATACAGAGAAACAATAGCTGTAATAATTTTGATAAAGTATCCTGTAGTAAATACCCATACTTATTTTGTGTGTAACATAATAACCAGGATATGAATGAATACAAAACACCATCAGACATCTATATTGGCAAATTATTAAACAATCGTTATTTAATCAGAGACTTACTTGGTAAAGGGGGAATGGGTAGGGTTTACCTAGCCGAAGATGTTACCAAAGGCTGTATGTTAGTTGCAGTTAAAATGCTCTCATTAAATATAGTTAACCAGGAATTAGCTGACCGTTTTGGCAGAGAAATTTTTATTGGCTCTCAATTAGGTAAAAAAAGTCCACATATTAGCCGTGTATTAACTTATGGCATTACTAATGAAAGAGTGCCATTTTACGTTATGGAATATCTGCAAGGAAGAACCATCAAACAAATTCTTAAAGTCGAAAGTTTAAATACCTCAAAATTTATAGAAATCTGTCAACAAATTTGTTTAGGATTACATTGCGCTCACCAAGGTGTCACCCTCCAAGGTAAAATTTATCCGATTCTTCATAGAGATATTAAACCAGAAAATATATTCATTCATAACTATGACAACAAACTAGAAATAGTTAAAATTCTTGACTTTGGTATTGCCAAATTTCTGAGTGAAACAGGTGGGATGACAATGACTGAATCATTTATAGGTAGTTTACCTTACTCATCTCCAGAACATATGCAAGGATACAAAATATTGGATGTGCGCTCTGATATTTATAGCTTGGGTGTTGTGATGTATGAAATGTTGGCAGGTAAACATCCATTTCATACGAACAGTCACTCTTTCAGTACTTGGTGCAAACTTCATTGTATCCAAGCACCACCTAAATTTGAAGAAGTTAATCCCAATGTAAAAATTCCCCAAGAATTGCAGCAATTAGTCATGGATTGTTTAGCAAAAGATATGAATGATAGACCCGATAGCACTAGTAAAATATTAGAAGATTTAGCTAAAATTAAGGCACAACTTAATAATAGTCTTGTATCTTCTAAAGATGTAAATCTAGTACCTTTCACATCATTCTCTGAGCAAATATGTCGGCAAAAAAAGTGGCCCAAGAATAAACCAGTTGCATTAATTTGTTTTCCATACCTTTTAACTACTCCACAAGGTAATATACCAACTTTTTGGGCTATGTTACCGCGAGCAGAAATTCTGAAATTTACAGAAAAAACATATACTATTGACTTTATTAGTAAAATGAATGAGTATCCCATGGTACTGTGGTTGACAATGCTCCATGATGAATCATATTCTCTGCTGAGATGGTTATCTTATTACTTAGATATAAAAAATTCTAAAGAAGAAAAGATCTTGCGTAATTTAACAGAGACTGGCTATTATCATTTACTATTTTTTGCCCATGAAGATCCTCTTAAATGCAACAATGTTATAACTTTCTTACTGACAGCTAAACAACGTCAATATCTAACTGACGTTATAAATTCAAGTCAAAATTTTGATCCAGCTATCTCTCCTCAAGAAGCCAAGGATTTGTTAAAACTTGAGTATGAAAAAATCAAAGCAGAAGTTAGCAAAAAGCTAAATACAAATTCCAAAAATCCTGCATTCTTTTTTAAGTATTGGCTAGATAAATTTTTAGAATTATTTAAATCTTAATCATAATATCTGCCAATCTCAACTATTGAAAATTTTTTATTTACCCCGTTTTAATTAAGAGGTTATTAAAGTGAACACCAGGCCCTTTGCGTCTCCAGAAAATCAGGAGTTGCTTGTCAACCGTTATCAACTTAAGCAGTTAATCGGTAAAGGTGGCATGGGTGAAGTTTTTTTAGCACACGATATTTTGCTAGGAGGTACACCAGTTGCTATAAAATTTTTATCTCAGACTGTAGTTAACCCAAAAATTCAAGCCAGCTTTAATCGTGAAGCTCTTTTGAGCGCTGCATTAAGTCAAAAAAGTATACACATCGTGCGGGCTTATGATTACGGTGTCAGTCAAAATGGTAAGCCATTTTATGTGATGGAATATCTATCTGGCAAGATTTTGAAGGAATTAATCCCCATATCTTTGCCAATGTTTTTCACTTTATTACGCCAAATTTGTTTAGGCTTACAGTGCGCTCATCAAGGAACTAAAATTGATGGTATCAATTATCAACTAGTTCACAGAGATATTAAGCCAGCTAATATAATTGTGATTCCTGATCCAATATTGGGGCAATTAGCCAAAATTTTAGACTTTGGGATTGCAAAATTTTTAAATTCTTCAACGGCAATTCACACTAAAGGATTTCATGGAACCTTACCTTACTGTTCACCAGAACAATTAGATGGGGAAGAATTAGATGGTCGTTCTGATATTTATAGCTTGGGTGTGATGATGTTTGAGATGCTGACAGGACAAAAACCTTGGCAGCCAGAAACTAACTATTTTGGTGCTTGGTATAAAGCGCATCGTTTTGAAGCTCCAAAAGCGATCGCTGATGCAAATCCCTATATTCAAGTGCCTCAGAAGTTAAATGATTTAATTATGACTTGTCTGGCCAAGAAACCGGAAAACCGTCCCCAAAATATAGCCCAAATTTTGCAGATATTGAGTGATATAGAAAAATCTAATCAACAAAAAGCAAGCACAAGTTTAGCTCATTCATCTACTTCTCATCGTTCCTTGGTTTCTAAATCTCCCGGAAAAATCACCAATCCCTATGAGCATCTTGTTTGGCCTGAAAATAAACCCATTCAGGAAATTGTTTTTCCTCAAATGATAGATACTGCCAAAGGATATGTAGCAGCTTTGTGGCTAATGTTACCTGAACAGGAAATTAAAAATCACGCCCATACTAACCCATACAACCAGTTTATCTTTATCACCTCTCCCCATCCGATGCTGCTGTGGTTAACAGTACTTTATAATCGGGAACTAGGCCCTAAATGGTTGCCCTGTTACCTAGATATGCAAAATACCCAGAATCTCCAGATGGTATCAGCATTAGCAGCAAGTAAATCTTACCCTTTGATTTTCTTCACTCTAGAACCAACTCATAAATGTTTTAGCGTTATTAGAAGTGCCATCTCTCCCATCAAAGGCCAAAAATTGACGACTTGGATTCAACAAAGTCAGCAACTACCATCTTCTTCTCAACCCCAAGTCAGCAAAAAGCTGTTAAAGCAGCAGTATAAATTAATGCAATCTCAAATATTACAAAAAATAGAATCGAAAACCAAGGTTGTCGGATAATTATTCAGTGTACAGCATCAAGCCTAAACTTTTTTCTAGGTCGTTTTATCTGATTCTAAACAAAAATTATACACTTTTGTTTAATAAAAGTGAATTTGACAACATCTCAAAATCCAGTTCTTTTATTAAAAGACAAATTAAACAAACTTGGCATCATTCATATAAATTATGTCTGCACTTGATTTGGGATTGTCAATTGCCAAATGAGTTTTTTGGGCAGGAAAATAAATTTTTTGGTAATCTTCAATTATCTGTTCTGGTGAAATATCTTCTTGGTTTCGCTGGATGGCTCTTTCCAAAGCAGTTTCAAATGAACAATCAATCCAAATCTTAAAATCATAGAAATATTGCAGCGATCGCTTCAGCAAAAATATTCCTTCAAGCACAATTACATCCACATTTTCAAATTGATAATTATAGGTTTGCGGTATACCAGCAATTCCTGTTAAAACAGTTGTTAAATTAATCATCCGCTGATTTTTTAACGGCAGTATCAATTTTTGAAATAGATCATCAAAGTGAAAAGCATTATCGTAAAAATGCTGGGCTGGATTTTCAGAATTAAATCGCTCAGTCGGGAGCTTATGCCAAGCATCTAAATTAATGGAGATAGCATGAATATTTTGATAATTGAGAGCAGTTATTAATTTTTCAGTAATATAACCTTTGCCAGAACCATCAATACCACTGACAGCAACTAAAAAACCTCTATCTATTGACAATTTTGATTGCTTTTGGAGGATAGAATCAGCTAAATCTTGAATATTCATGATGATTTTCCACCTTTTTTTGTTAATTGATAATCCTCAAAAATTACCTCATATCCATTTCCTTGTGGTGATGCACACATTATTCCCACTTGAATATCTTGCTCGACTGGAAAATAAGCCATTCTCAAGGGAACATAGCGGTTATCTTCATCTAAATAAGCGATATGAATAGCCTCTTGACATCGCTCAACCCGTAGCTGAAAAGTATCAGGAGGATTTAACAAAGGTGTGAATGACCAATCTGAATAGTTATGAGTGACCACAGCACTCAGGTTTTGTACTCCATCTACATACTCAATTCCAGTTTTAATCCAATGTTTTTCGTCAGCACGAATCATAATTCCTGCCTGATCATATAAGTCCTTATATTTGCCTTTTATCTTGATATCAACAACAAAATCTGTACTCACTCTGTCAAAGTAGAAATGTCCACTATCACGAATAAAACCATAGTGAGTTATACGCCAAAAATCAGTTTTTGGTGCAGTTGTAATGATGATTTGCTGCTCAGAATGCGACCAGGTAGGAGGTTCATTAAGCCATTCCATAGTTTTTGCTATTGTTAAATGTAAGGGAATAAGTTGTGTAATTTTACCGTGAGTAGATGAGTTTTAAACTATAACAATTTTTCAAACTTATCCAAGGCACTAATTGACATTTTTATGAGAATAGTTTGTATCCAATTGATTAATTACAATCGCTACTATTAATGTGGTAATTCCGAATATTTTAGGTGTGGTAATCGGATATTTCATAGCACCGAACCATCCCAACTGGTCAATTACTATTGACATAAGCATTTGGCTAAATACTACAACTAAAGTAGTGGTGGTTAAACCCAATTTAGGAACTATTAAGGTACTTAAGGTGACGAAGATTGCACCTAGCAAACCGCCTAAAAATGCCCACCAAGGAGTAATATAAATTAACTCAAGCTTGTAAGGTTTGAAAATACCAAGTCCTAGCAGCAATGTGAGGATACTAAACCCAACTACGAAATTAATTGTTGCTGCGGCTATTGGGGAGTGGAGTATTGTCTTTAATCGAGCATTGACAGCTGTACCAATTGTTGAAAAACCACCAGCCGAACCAGCACTAAGCAATGCTAATAAAATATCCATAATGATGATACTAAAAAAGTATTAAGTTGGTAGAGAAAGCAAAAAAATTGCCACAATTAACAGTCCCATAACAAGGCGACGATTAGCTGTGAGGCGACGGCGATTAACTCCTAACCAGCCAAAATGGTCAGTCACCAAACCAGTAATTGCTTGTCCACAAATAATTAGCCCCTGAGTCAAGGTAGTCCCCAAAATAGAGGTGAAGTAAGCACTGGCGGTAATATACCAAACTCCGAATAAACCACCCATCAGACTCCATCGGGGAGCTTTGGCTAAAGCAGACCAATCTGGATGACCAAACCAACCCGTGCATAACAAACTAATCAACGCAATTGAGCCGATAAAGTAAGAAATATCTGCGGCTAGGGGTACAGAATTGAGCGATCGCGCTAATTGAGCATTGAGATTGCTTTGAATCGGCAATACAGCACCATTAACCAATGCCAGCAGCACATATAAATAGCTTTGACCATGAGGGACAGTTCCCTGGAAGCTTAAACGTATGGGTGTCATGGGTGTCATAGCTGTTGTTTTGTGAGGAGGATAGAGAGTTCTTGAACATCTATCTTGATATCAAGATACTTAAGATAAAGATAAATGTCAAGAGTCTCGATGTCAAGATAAAATGGCAATATGAACAAAGATCGAATTGACATCATTCTTGAGGAATGGCAACAGGAAGTGCCACAGTTGGATACCTCCGCACTAGGGATATCTGGGCGGATACTACGAATTGCCCGTCTTCTGGAAAAGCACCGAGAAAGTATACTGGTTGAGTATGGCTTGAACGTTTGGTCATTTGATGTGTTAGCCACACTAAGACGACAGGGACAACCTTTTTGCTTGAAACCGACTGAACTTTATAATTTGCTCATGCTGTCTTCAGGCGCAATGACAAACCGGATTGACCGCCTAGAACAAGATGGCATAGTAACGCGTGTGCGTGATGCAGAGGATCGGCGCAGTGTAATGGTGCAACTGACTCCTAAAGGAATACAGCTTGCAGATACTGTAATGCCTATTCTGTTTGAGAAAGAAAAACAACTGTTATCTCAATTCACGGCTGATGAATTACAACTATTCATCCCCATGCTGCGTAAGCTACTTTTGTTACTCGAACAGGATGCGAAATCAGTTTGACATCCTCTCTCGCTAAGTGCAGAAGCATTACACCAGTGTGAGCATTAGTTATCTAGGCGATCATCGCACCAGAGAAAAATAGCATACCCTGACAAAGTGCCTCTAGTGACGCTTGCTTGTCAAACTCCGCAGTTTAAGGGGTTGTTGTGGCTATCTATCCTGATTAAGTGGATAATCATGCAGGAGTATACCAAACACTCTGATGACAAATAATTAGTCACTGTACACAAGGTATGGACGGTATTGGATTCGAACCAACGACCCCATCGATGTCAACGATGTACTCTAACCAACTGAGCTAACCGTCCTTAACTAAGCCTTATCAAAGGTAGCATACTTTTTTCTAAAATACAAGAGCAAACCCTAAATAAACAAAAACTCCGTATCCTCAGACCGATTCCACGAAGTTGCCAAAAATTAAACAAAATTAAATTTGTGAATGGACATCAACTCACTGCAATAGTCACACCTGCACTCTCATTTCCCAACCTATCTACTGCACACACTGCATAGGTTCCAGGTTGCACAGTCGCAAAATTAGTACCAGTAGATAAAATTCTTTGAATTATCCAACTATCGCCACTTTGACGGTACAGCGTCCAAGAACGTACAGGTTGATTATCACCTGCGTCCCAATTAAGTCTACCGTTTTGGAATTTTAGCTCTTTGGGAGGAGATGGCGCTATTGTGCTTTGCCATGACATAGTAGGAACTATTGCAGGTCTGGGATAATAGGCATTTTTAAACTGGTCAGCAATGCCTTGGCGATTTTCCTTTATGGAACTCATACTGAAGAAGATATTGCCTAAGGAAAGTTTACCTGCTAAGTTGCGAGTAATGATAATCTGCTTTCCTATCTCTTCATTTTTCCAGGCTTTACCGTCCAATTGTCCAATATTGTTACCTGCGTAAATGTGTCGCTGTTTGGTATTGGCTTCTGTCCACCATTTGAGTAAGACTTCATAACTCTGTTGTGTTTGGTCGGTGCGCCAATAAAGTTGAGGGGCTAAATAATCTATCCAACCTTGCTGTAACCATTTTTTAGAATCGGCATACAGGACATTATAGGCATCTAAGCCCACAATACCTGCTGGCTGTCCAGGGCGATAAATACCAAAGGGACTAATCCCAAATTTAACGTGAGATTTGGTTTTTTTAATTCCCTGGGATAGACGTAATACCATTTGATTGACGTTTTCCCGCCGCCAGTCTTCTAGGTTAAGTGTCCCACCGCTTGATTTATAGGCTGCGTAGGTTTTGTTATCGGGGAAAGTTTGACCGGATATGGGATAGGGGTAAAAATAGTCATCTAGATGAATGCCATCTAAATCGTAGCGGCTGACAACATCAATAATGACATTGTAGGCTCTATCTTGAACGATTTTCGCGCCTGGGTCCATCCATAATTGATTTCCCCATTGATAAACAACTTCGGGATTAGTGATGGCTATGTGGGGACGGACATTAGACCCGCTTTTGGTGGTAGTTTTGGCGCGGTAGGGGTTGAACCAAGCATGAAGTTCGATATTGCGTTTATGACATTCTGCGATCGCATATTCTAAAGGATCATAAAATGGTTCTGGTGCTTTTCCCTGAGTTCCTGTAATCCATGCACTCCAAGGTTCTAACGCAGAAGCATATAAAGCATCTCCCTCTGGTCGCACCTGCAAAACTAATGCATTAAAATTCAGAGATTGTAATTGTTGGATAATTGCCGAAAGTTCGGCTTTCTGCTGGTCTACAGAAAGTCCCGCTTTGGAAGGCCAATCACTATTCCATACAGTTGTTACCCAAGCCCCCCGAAACTCGCGGCTATGACTTACCTTAACTGTATTAGTGGGTGTAGAGACAATATTTGGTGGAACTACAATGTAGTCAGAGGCAATTTTTTCTGCTTTTCCCTGATCTACCAAAGCTTGATAGACCATCACAGCCACATCTGCACGAGTAGCAGCTATTTTGGGATTAAGTAATTTGATATTTGGATAACTAGCCACCCAACCGACACGAGTAGCGATCGCAATCTGATTTATAGCATAGTTAGGAATAGCGATCGCATCTTGATAAATTTGTGGTAACGCATTTACCAGATCAGCTTCTACCTTAGCAGCAATTTCCAAACCATTAACCATCGCCACTAAGACATCACCCCTAGAAATCCTTTCACTGATACCAAAACGCTGATCAGGATAACCCACCAAAAAACCTGTTTCGTAGACCTTTTTAATAGCATTAATAGCCCAGTGGTTATTGGGAACATCCACAAAAGGCACATAATCGCGTTTAACCGATTGAGTAAAAACCGCGCCAATAATTGCAGCAAACTCAGCACGAGTCACAGAATTATCAGGGCGAAAAGTCCCGTCAGGATAACCATTTAAAATCCGACGTTGCGCCAAAGCCTCAATAAACGGACGCGCCCAATGATTTTGGATATCTGGAAATGTTGTTTTAGTAGATACCATTTTTCCCTACAGCTAGATTAACATCCATTGTTAATTTAGCAACATCAAAGCGAATCATGCACTAATGCTGACTCCAACAAAGAAACTCATAAAAATCTCTCTGCGTACCTCCGCGCTAACCTCTGCGTAACTCTGCGTTTTACAAACCCATCACCTGACGATAATGAACCTCCATTTCCCCTACACTCTTCGACCGATGTGTTTTTCCCCATTCACTGCGGTTAAATAATTCTTGCCGCAACTCATCAACATTAATAGTCGTAACTTTCCCATCAGCAATAATTTGTTTACCACGCACCCAAGCACTATCAACAGCATTAGTAGGACGACCTAGAACTAATAAACCAATGGGATCAGTACGAGGAAGCAATGATAAATTAGTTAAATCATAAAGAACCAAATCGGCTTGTTTGCCGACCGTCAGAGAACCCAGTTGATCATCCATATTTAATCCTTTCGCACCACCTAAAGAAGCCATTTCTACAGCTTCACGGGGAGTAATCCAATATTGATAATCTAATTCAGTCACATTGTGCAAAATAGAACCAATTTTAATCGCTTCTAACAAATCCTGAGAATCATTACTAGAAGCACCATCACAACCAAAAGTTACATTTACCCCCGCTTGGCGATATTTGAGAATAGGGGCGATACCACTACCTAAACGCAGATTACTTAAAGGATTGTGAACAACTGTAGCTTGAGTTTCGGCCAGAATGTTAATATCAGAGTCGGTTAACCAAACGCAATGAGCTAGAGATGTGCGATCGCTCAAATAACCAATACGCTGCAAATGTTCAACCGCAGTACAACCATATTTTTCCTGGGCTAGTTTTTCCTGGGCTTTAGTTTCCAGTAAATGCGAGTGACGACAAAGATTATAACGATTACTTAACTCAACACATCCCGTAAATAAAGCATCACTACATAACTGTATCCCTGTTGGTGCAACTAAAATATTGATCCCCTCATCTGGACGATGAAACAGCCTCACCGCTTCTTCAATAATTACCAAAGTTTCCGCAGTAGAACGAAAATAAGGTTCATGAATTTGGCTTGATTCCCCTGAAGGTATCCCTGCACTGAGAGATTCATCTTGAATCAAAGGGGCAACAAAAGCCCGAATTCCGATTTCTCGATAAGCACGAACGGCTGTAGCAATAGTTTCTAACTCTTTACCGGGAATTAACACCAAATGATCTACAACACTCGTTCCCCCAGAAAGTAAAGTTTCTACAGCCGTTCCCAAAGCGCTGATATAAACCTGTTCCGTATCCAAAGGGGCAAACTCATATAAATGTGCTAACCATAACTCTAACGGTAAAGGTGGAATTACTCCCCGTTGCCACTTTTCCGAAGAATGGGTATGGGCATTAAAAAAACCAGACAGTAACAGTTTATTTTCACCGTTAATTCTTGTACCAATTAAATCTAAATTGGAGTCAATAGCGGTGATAATACCATTGACAACTTGCACATCTATAGTTCTGTAACCATCGGTAACTGCAATTACAGCATTTTTAATAGTAAAGTTCATGGATTTTAACCTTGATAAAGTAATTTAACTCTCAACTGAATTTCAAGTCACAAAGAAAAAAAATTATCTTGGGTGTTGACATTTATGAATCTACCAATTCGGACATTAGGCATTGCACCAAATGCTTGGGGAGTAAATCAGACTTTTGCAGACATTACCCATCCTCAAAAGACCCCACAACCAGTTATTTTATCAACAGAAACCAAAACTCTGCGTCTTGACTTGGCAAAAGCTGCCATAATTGTCGTTGATATGCAAAATGACTTCTGTCATTCTGATGGTTGGTTAGCTCATATTGGTGTAGATATCACCCCAGCACGTCAACCCATTGAACCATTACAAAAATTATTACCAGCACTACGGACTGCTAACGTGCCTATAATTTGGCTAAATTGGGGAAATCGCCCTGATTTACTCAATATAAGTCCTGCTTTACTACACGTCTATAATCCCACCGGTGACGGAGTAGGATTGGGTGATCCTCTTCCCAAAAACGGTGCTAAGGTACTTGTAAAAGGTAGTTGGGCAGCAGCAGTAGTAGACGAACTCGAACAGCAACCAGATGATATTTGCGTTGATAAATATCGAATGAGTGGTTTTTGGGATACACCCTTAGATAGTATTCTGCGGAACTTAGGAATAACGACAATATTTTTTACTGGTATCAACGCTGACCAATGTGTATTCACAACTCTATGTGATGCCAACTTTTTAGGATATGACTGCATTTTAGTTCAAGATTGCACTGCTACCACCTCACCTGAATATTGCTGGCTGGCTACGTTATACAACATTAAACAATGCTTTGGTTTTGTCACAGATTCCTCAGCAATTGCCACAGCGATAGATCATTTGTAATTCGTAATTCGTAATTCGTAATTCGTAATTCGTAATTCGTAATTCGTAATTCGTAATTCGTAATTCGTAATTCGTAATTCGTAATTCGTAATTCGTAATTCGTAATTCGTAATTACCCATCACCCATTACCCATCACCCATAACCCATTTAAATATATGTATACTACTAGCTGTGTCATTCCAGTTATCAAATCTCCCAAAGATTATCAAACATACCGCATCAGTCCCAATGAATCTAATCGGTTAGCAATTATTTTTGATTCCGCAATTGCTAATACTTCCTTAACTTGTTGTGTAGAAATTTTTGATGTGGGTGGACAAACACCACCAAATCGTCATCAATGGGCATTGGAAATGTTTTTCATCCTCAAAGGAGAAGGAATCGCCATTTGTGATGGCAAAAGTGTACCTATCAAAACCGGAGATAGTTTATTAGTACCGCCTACAGGTACTCATTTAATTAAAAATACAGGTGAAACTCGTCTTTATACGCTGACAATCATGGTTCCAAATGAAGACTTTTCTGAGCTAATTCGCAGTGGTATACCTGTAGAATTAGATGCAGAAGATATGGCTGTTTTAGGAAGATTAGATCCTTTTAAATTGGT includes:
- a CDS encoding alpha/beta hydrolase, which translates into the protein MGNYELRITNYELRITNYELRITNYELRITNYELRITNYELQMIYRCGNC
- a CDS encoding cysteine hydrolase family protein, producing the protein MNLPIRTLGIAPNAWGVNQTFADITHPQKTPQPVILSTETKTLRLDLAKAAIIVVDMQNDFCHSDGWLAHIGVDITPARQPIEPLQKLLPALRTANVPIIWLNWGNRPDLLNISPALLHVYNPTGDGVGLGDPLPKNGAKVLVKGSWAAAVVDELEQQPDDICVDKYRMSGFWDTPLDSILRNLGITTIFFTGINADQCVFTTLCDANFLGYDCILVQDCTATTSPEYCWLATLYNIKQCFGFVTDSSAIATAIDHL
- a CDS encoding cupin domain-containing protein, whose protein sequence is MYTTSCVIPVIKSPKDYQTYRISPNESNRLAIIFDSAIANTSLTCCVEIFDVGGQTPPNRHQWALEMFFILKGEGIAICDGKSVPIKTGDSLLVPPTGTHLIKNTGETRLYTLTIMVPNEDFSELIRSGIPVELDAEDMAVLGRLDPFKLV